The Fulvivirga maritima genome segment GTTTGTCAAAGACAGTAGCGTAGACCCGCCCGCCAAAGAAGGCCGGGAGGCCGTAAAAGGCGGCACGCCACGAATAGACCTGGGCAAAGACCGGAACGTATATCCTGTCAAAAATGATGAGGGCAAGACCATATACCTGCCTAAAGAAAGTGAGGCCACCGATGCAGAGCGGGAGCGAGGCCTGTTTGTCAAAGACAGCAGTGTAGACCCACCGACCAAAGAAGGCCGGGAAGCCATAAAAGACGGCACGCCCCGAAAAGACCTGGGCAAAGGCCGGGACGTCTACCCGGTCAAAAAGGACAACGGCAACACGATCTACCTGCCCCGTGAAAGTGACGCCACCGACTTTGAAAAAGCCAACGGGCTCTTTGTGAAAGACAGCAGCGTAACCGAGCCACCTGCACCTGCTGGCAGGGAAGCCCTCAAAGACAAAAAGCCCCGGTACGATCAGGGCAAGGGACGGTATATCTACCCGGCTAAAGACGAAGCCGGCAACACCCGCTACCTGCCCAGGGCAAGCGAAGCGACCGATGACGAAAAGGAGCGTGGACTCTTCGTGCGGGATGAGGAGGTGGACACCCCGGAAGAAAAATGGACCCCTGTAGCCGGGGGCAAACCCAAATACGATCAGGACAAAGGCCGCTACGTATACCCGGTAAAAGATGCTGACGGCCACCTTACCTACCTGCCTGCAGAGGGAGACGCTACGGAATACGAAAAAGAACACCAGCTATACCTGCCCGATGAGGTACTCAAAGACCCAGAAGCCGAGCGCCGTATCCCGGAAACCCCGGAGCGCCTCACCGCCCGAGCCGAGCGTACCCAGCGGCTGCACCCGCCCGGACCCATACCTAACAGAGAAGAAGGGGAACGTATGCTGTACCCCAATACCCGGGCCGATGGCGAAGTAGTCTATCTACCGCAACAAAAGGATGCTACGGCACAAGAGATAGCCGATGGACGGTTTATTTCCGATAAAGAAGCCGGCCTGCAGGAAGGCAAGCCTGACCTCAGCCGCAAACCCTTTAGCGAAGCACTGGACGGTACGCAGCTATGGGACGGCCAGTCACTGCCGCCACCCACCGAGGTACAGCACAAAGCCCTGCTCCGCAGCCTGAAACCCACCTTCGACCCCGAGAACGGGCGCATGCTCTACCCGGTAGAAGGAGACGAGGTAACCCAATACCTGCCCCTGGCCGAAGACGCCACCGCAGCAGAGATCATCGACCGCACCTACGCCCGGTTTACCACCGAGCAGCCTATCGAAGACTTTGTGTTGCAAAATGTGGGCAGTGAAAGCCACGAAGTAGAGGGAGGCACCATCACGGCCGTCGCTATGGAAAATTTAGCTGATGCTTTTACGACAGCACCACTCAAACTGACAGCTCACCGAGCCTTTCAGGAACAATTAGAAAATACCAATACCCCTGCTCAGCAATGGGTGGGATGAGAAAAATCAATTTATAAAACATTAAAATTTTAAGAATTATGGGAGGAAAAAGGAAAAGAAAAGATAGAGATCCTTCAACGGCAAACAAAAAACAAAAAACTAATCGAGAGATGGCCCCTAATAGAAAAGGATCATTAGCTGTATCAAATTATAATAGGTTGCAAAATTTTCCAAATAATAAAGCACAAGAATTATTCAATAAGCTCCGTACAAAAACTACCAAAGAAGCGGGAAATGAATCTAGTGTAATAGATACACTAAAGGAGGAAGAAATAGATAAACAACCCGTCAAAGAATGGTATGAAGAAAAAAAGCTAAGCGAGAAAAGTATGACACCTCAGCGCAAACTGGAAAAACTATTATTGTTGATTGTAGAAGAAAAACTGCCTGAAAGTATAATTGTGCCCCTCAAACTTTTTTTTGCTCATACTGCGAGCTTCGTGCCTGAAAATAATTTAGGGAGGGATTTTCGATCATCTCAACATGGGACATATTTTCGTTCAAGCAACTCTCAGATCAGGGAAGGCAATACACGGTTATTGAAAGAAATAGCTGAAAGTGAGGATATTGACACAAAAGGAAAAACTGCCCAGGTATGGAACCTAAAATATTACGAGCTATTGAAGAAATACGCAAATTTAGGAAAGAATATACTTGAGGCTTTATTCCCAAAAAAGAATGATTTTGCTATCTACACCAGTTCTCAGGGCAGTCGTACGGGTTCTTTGGGGTTGACCTCTAATGTTTACAAGACATTACAAGTAGCTTCAGACTATGAAAAATCAGAAAATGATATTCAATCGCATAATTTTAAATCATCGGAATTATTAAGAGTGATTGGTGAAATCAAGCTAGGGCAGACCGGCAACTATCACGATCAGTTAATTCAGAATAGAGCCGCTCTGGTCGGGCAGTTATCGGAAAGTATCAAAGGTATGTATAGTGCATATGATGCTAATAAAATTAAAAAAATCCGTATCAAGCCTATCCAATCAGGGCAACATCCCAGTTTAATTCTGGAATTACAGCACCCTTCAAGTTTAAATCAAGAAAATACGTATTCTGAAAAAGAATGGCGCGAACTTTTTATTAAAAAGTTTAATGCAGCCGCGGAGGAGAAAGAATTAGATACCAGGATAACGCATCGGGGTAGTTTCGGGTTTTTACATCCCACAGCGTCATCAGTAGGGCATCCGGTAAGAATATGGATGGGGCTTACCCCCGCCCCGGTAATTGCGGAATTGTTGGAGCAAACTTTAAATTCATTGGGGAATGATGAAAGCTTTAAGGAAATAAAAGTTAAGCTGAATGTAAATATTAAAGAAAATAACCCCATACATAGGGAAGCATTAAAGACAGCTGTTAGATATGTGCAGGATGTAGTTGAGGCTATAGGGGAAAAAGTATCCGACCCTAAGAAACTTGTGGATTGGCTGACCGATCGCCTACTTAGAAACTTACACAAAGCGAAACATATCCTCGAAGTTGATTACAATAATTTACATATTTCACAAAAGATGGAAAACGACTATTTAAAGTCTGCACTAGTTATTGAAAATCTAATGGAATATAGTTATATACTGGAGGGAATGAGGGTTAACAACGATCTTCCCGAAGACCCTTACCCAACATATTTAAGGGAAGAATTAGGTTTATCAAAAACTTCTTCATCAAAAACTTCTTCATCAAAAACTTTTTATCTGGATAGCGGTATGCAGGCCATAACCATGGCCAATATAGTTGCTTTGAATCACATTCAAACCGTGCAGGGTTCGGATCAATCACCTGTTCACTCAGTCAACCTATACAGTTATTTTGAATATGGCATGATTGATAAACGTAACCTGAAGCTAATTGATGTCAACAAGGTTAAGGAAGGAGAACAACCAATCAACGGAAAAAATTTTAAAGAAAGATTCGAAACAAAACTCAATAAAGGCAAACCTTCTGTAATTTCAATTGATGTAAATCCCGTTTTCACTGACGCCGCACAAAATGATAATCAAATACCCTATGACCAGGTACTCGAATTGTACCAAACAAAGGAAAGTAAGGACAGCACCATACCCATTTTGGATATTACCAATGGTACATTACAAGATGTAGCTAAACTTGAACTACATAAAAAGTATCCCAGTTTTATCATTGTTGAGAGCCTGTCAAAACATCAGCAATTGAGTGCAGATAAGTTTACTATGGGAAGGATATCAGTTATAGGGGATCAAAACTTTGTTAAGAGAGCTTCTGAATTACTTGAACCGATTCAGAAAGATGCTCACCATCCACTTTTGGAAGCATACAGGTTGAGAATGGATCGGGTGTACCTTAAACAGTTGGAGGAAAATGATAGTCAGGCTTCAAAATCATATGGTCTCAGTAAAAGAGCGAGATATAAAAGCTAGTACGGTACCCTTGCCGGCGATCTAGCTAGCTCCTTTACGTTAATGTTACACATCATACCATACCCTTTATACACATTTAAGATAGGGATAAAAGGACTTCACTTATAAAGCAATTTCAGAGTGGAGCGATAAAATAAAATTTAAATATTAAAAAACAGAATTAAAATGTTACGAAGAGCAGTACAAAAATTCAGGACAGCCGTCAGGAGAAATACTAATACCGACCAACCAACCATGCCTGTAACAGAGGATAGACCGACGGATGAACCACGCCGCGAAATAAGCAGTTCTGAGCTTAAAAATGATCACTTCGATCCACGTGAGACAGTGGACAGCAGGGAAGTGACTAATATAGAACAAAGCCAAAATGATAGCAACGATGAAAATGTACCACCACCTGCTATCAGCGAAGATCCAGTGCCCGCAGCTGAACCAATAGTACAACCAGCCGGAGATAGCATGCAGGCGAGATACAATATGCTGGAAGCAAAGAATAAGACCTGGATGCTATTTATAGATGAAAAAGACCATAACAATGCACTAGGGCCTAAGGCCTATGACGGCAGGCCTGATGGAAGCAGTAAGCGGAGCAAAGGCTCCTATGCCAGTTTTATTTATGCCAATGACTATGTAAGCCGTAATCTGGAGAAAAAAATTACTGTTGAGGAATATAGAAGGTTCAATGAACTGGCTTTATTAGATACCGACCTTGATAAAGGATGGAGAAATGGTGAGATAGAATGGGGTTTGAGCAGGGTGAGCGATGGCCAGCCTGATGAAGACATAATTAAGCAGATTGTCTCACTGGGGCTGCAAATAGTTAAAGAGCAAAATGATCAGGATGCCCGCTATATGGTAAAAGTACCGAAAAAAAGAACGGAGGAGGTACAGCAAGAAGTAGGAAGTATTTTTCAAGACTATTACGCACAATTGGATAATGCCAGAAAAGAAGGAAGAGATGCCGTTTTGAGGCTTATAGCGAATACTTATCAGAGGTTGGAAGTACTACATGCATTTCAAGATGGGACATCGCGCAGCAACCACCTGGTACTTAATAAACTTCTGGTGGAAAATAGTTTCAACCCTGCTATTATTGATACCCCCAATGCGCCACAGCTCACCATAGAACAGTTGGTAGAGAAAATCAGCAGAGGCATGAACCTTACACGCAAGAAAGCAACAGAGGATTTATTCAAGATGGAGCAAAATTTAATCCCGTTTTTTGTTATAAGAATTAAAGAATTATCTCCAGGACACTCGCCATTACCAAAGTACTTTAAAGAATCATTTGCAGAAGTAACGGGTACTGCTACAGCACCTGCCCAAACCGGGGAGGTGGACCAGCCACAAACTGGTGCAGATGATGATGATGAGGATTACAGATAGCGTTAGCCATAGGTGAACCCTCATTGTGGATCAATTGAGAGTTTGTAACCCGTACCCTATACTGTCTATCATTCCGGAAAACGTCATCCCTGAATTTCGAATCTTAGCGTAGAAAATTTCCTGAATCCCAGGTTCGAGAGGCTCACCCTTCACGCGGTATGAACCAAAGACACTGCTTCTAAACTCCAAGCACGGCTCCTCTTACGCTCCGCACGGGGTGACGAGGGTATATTGTTTGGTGTGCGGTATTTACGGGCCTATACCTCTGCTATATTGGTTTCCCTGAGGCTGGTTATTAGGTCCACAAACCTGAAGCCGTGTCTTTAATAATGTCGTGATACATTCCATTAACATTAATAAGTAAAATAAAAAAATATGAACAAAAACAAAAAAGCCATAATAGTTGTAGGAGATAGCACTATCCATTCTGCTACAGAATACGGACAGCATCCTGTCCCCACCGGCCCTTTAGATCTAAGCATCAAGTTCCTGAAGGACCTGACTCCTCGTCCGGCAGGACTTTCCAACATTAAATTTACTGAACCCGCAGGGCACACCACCAGTTATGCCTATCCTCTGGCCAAGCGGCTAAAAGCTACCCTGCACTGTGAGGAGCTGTTAATACTTCCCTTTGGAAGCAAAGGTGCCAGCTGGCTCGATGGCCATTGGTCTCCTGACGGAAATTTATACAGCGACCTGATCGATCAGGTGCAGTACGTCATTGAAGTGCTGGGATACGAGATCGAAGGAGTATTCTGGGCACAGGGACGCCAAGATTGCAAAAATGATAACCTACCTAATGGATCCGGCCGGTTCCCTCACTACGAGTATTTCAAATACCTGCTGGATAGTATCGCCATGACCATTCGGGATGTCGCTGAGGCCGCTGGGCAGGCTGATGCCCATTCGATACCCTTTATTACTTTCGATATGAAGCAGGCGTGGGTAAGCAACGACAATCACCGAAAGGTAGTGCAAGCTGCCCTTGAAGAAATCGGTGACCGGATACCTTTTGCTTATAATGCAGCTACAGATGAGTTGCCACAAGATTTGCCTGACTCAGAATACAGGCAGTATGATGCCCGTCAGGTACTCGCCATGAGTGACAAGTTGTATGATGCTTTTAACGATGCCAAGCGAAAAAGAAACGTGCAACACCCTGTGAAAAAAGGAAAATATCTTCTCTATTCTTTAACGCATGCCCCTGAGTCGGATTCAGATCAAAGTACTTTTAGCCATCCGCTGGAAGCCCTTCACTATGGGGAAAAATCAGACCTAACGAAATACAGCAGACTGGGGGATATCTGGAAGTACCGCAAACACAAAAAATACCGGTTTCAGATCGAGTATGACTTCTTTGACGCACAAGAGGAAACTTGGGCTACTCACTTTATGACTTTCGAACAACTATTCATCCCTTACATGTTTGAAGCCGATAAAAGTGTTGCCAGCCTCATAGAGGCCTCTATTAATGTTTCGTTCGGTGGTTCAGTCGCTGGTTTCCCAGGGCTTCACTACATACCGAACGATAGCTGCCTAATGGCAATGGCTAGCGAACTTACAAATGAGGAGGACTTTTATGCTTTTCTACCATGTGGCAGCACGGCTCTATACTCTAACCAAGAGATGGATAGCGGGTATCTCATTGCTAAAGGCACAGACCTCACATTGGCTAAGGCTATACGTCTCTATGCGCTAGTAGATTAAAAGAAGGGTTTCTTGTGATCCACAATCCCTTAGTTTACTCTTTCGGAAATTTTGTGTCAGTGCAACTTATAGTAGCCTTTTTAAGCCTTCAGCTTAATTATTGATGTCAAGAAAAGGCAGATCATCCATCATTTCTTACAAGAAAGTGTAAGAAGTTAAGTTGAAAGCTTAATACCAGAGGGAATCAAAGTCCCCCCTCTCAAACTTGAATCAGGGAGAAGCATCTAAGATTCCATATCTATTCTTACGCCCATGCGTATTCCAATACCATCTGAACTTAATCTCTATATTAAAGTAGCCGTGAAGCAATTTTTAAACTGTTAAGAGTATAACATACTACCACTCTCTATCATTAGTCAATGAAGACATTTTTAAAGCTGTTAGCCCTTACTTAATTTTTCATTAAAATCTTACATTTATGACTGATTTTCAACTTATTGAAGGCGTATTAAGTCAATTAATAGTCTTTGTTCATCATTTACATTGGAGCTATATTTTTACACATATGTTACTTGCTTACGCCAGCATAGACTTAGAAAAATCTCACTCTTTAGTAAATAGGTATTATCATTATTTAAGAATGGAGTGGTGGCCTTTGCTATTCGGAATTATATATAGTCTATTGTACATTTTTAAATACAATTTTGATTTTGAGCATACTTTCTGGCAATTACAATCCTTTTTGTTTGCTTTAGTTTTTGAAGCTTTTATTATAGAAAAAATGGTCATTCTTCTAAAAAAACCTCCAAGAAAAAAGTAAGCTTCAATCCTTCTATCAGTTTCACTGTCCCTATTATGTCCACATTTTAGGTACAGCAGGTATCCGTTTATACATGTATTGTGGCTGTAATTTCAGGTTAAAACTAATCTTTTAACCACTTATTTATGATCACATTAGCAACAACCACTGAGAACTGTGAAGCCTGTCCTTTACCTGATCCGCTAAGACACAAGCTAGAGTATATTTCTGGCTATTACCTTGGTGATGTAGAAATATTTTTCAACTCCACTAAGCCTGAAGCCATCAACGTGGCCGCTTATGCCTATGGTAATTCCATATTCATATCCCCTGGTTATGAATACACTCTCGCTCATGAAGCATGGCACGTTATTCAACAAAAGCAAGGTAGAGTAACCATTTCAGGCATAAATAACGGGGTTCCTGTTAACAATAATTTACAGCTCGAAGGTGAAGCTTGCAACATGGCTACCATAATAGAGCAAGGCTATCTCCACCCTAAAATGCAGCGCCCGGTCATCTATAAAGAAGTGTATAGACCTGTGGTTCAATGTATGACTTTTGAAGAAGCTGCCCGCATAGTGCAAGAAAAATATGCCATTGGTTATGTACCTCATGCCACTGCCAGGCCAGATAAACTCTATATGCTCATGCCTACAGATAATCTTGAAGAAATTATCTATGGAGAAAGACCAGACCTGCTAAGCAGTATGATTTTTCTGGATAAGCTCACTAACACCTGCATAGAAATATTAGAACAGGGGCAGGAAAGTGGATATTTTGTCATTGCTAAACCTTATGCCTATGAAGCCAGGGAAATAGATCTCAGGTTGCTCCAGTGCTGCGAACTTTTCAGTGATTTTAAAATCAAATATATCTCAAGCTGTGAAGGGTTCACCCCTACTCTACTTTGGGAGCTATTAAAACAACTATTCCCTCATTTAAGACACATGAGCCCTGACCAGCACTGGGATACTCCCTTTACTGATGATATTGATGAAGACCCATATTTTTAAAATCAATCTCATCGTACAAAATAATTCAAATTTTAACCTTTTATTTTTTATTCACTATGACCAAAGAATTTACACACCTGATGATACACTGCTCAGCCACACCTAAAGGAAAGTGGTTTGATGCTGACGATATAACCCGCTGGCACATAGAAGAAAGAGGGTGGTCTAGAGTAGGCTATTCAACACTATTTCTTTTAGACGGCACCACAGATATCATGATCCCTTTTGATAAAGATGACACCATTAACTCATGGGAGATATCTAATGGCGCTAGAGGCTGGAATGGAATTACCAGACATATTTGCTATATAGGAGGTCTTAATGAGAAGGGAAATTCTGTAGAAGATACCAGAACAGAAGCACAACTAGCAGCTATGCAAGCCTTTGTAAAAATGCATATCATGCTGTGGCCTAAGGTTAAAATCATAGGCCATAACCAAGTAAATGCACACAAAAACTGTCCTTCCTTTAATGTTAATGAATGGGGACTATCCATTGGATTAGAAAAAAAGCATCTGGATCAACAAATCTATTTCTAACTAAATTTGAATTGTATGAGAAAACCATTTAAAGACACCAAGCTGGGCAGCCTGCTAAAAGACAAGTTGCCTGAAGTACTGGATATTGTGGGAGATATTCTGCCCGATCAGGGTATACTAGGTGTAGTAAAAAACCTGGTGCAGAAAAAAGAAAATATTAGCGAAAAAGATCGCTCAGAACTGATGCTAGCACTCAACCAGTTTGAAGTAGAAATTTCACAGCAAATAATGGAAGACAGAGCTAATGCACGAATGAGAGAAATAGCCATAGCTGATCATCAAAAAAGCGATTGGCTTATGTCAGCCGCCGGTATTACAGCATTAGGATCATTTTCCCTCATGGTAATAGCTATTGTATTTATACCACTTAAAAATGAGAATATCTTTCATCAGGTACTAGGTATAGTTGAAGGGGTATCATTAACCATATTTGCCTATTACTTTGGTTCAGCCAGACAATCATTAACTCCAAAAGCGAAAAAATAAGCGCCTATGTTTCAATATAATTAATACAAAACGTAAAAAAGACCTTCATAAATAACCTTGAAGGTCTTTTTTATGGCACATTTATAAAATTAAAGATAGATTGTATGCGTTTGAAGTATGCTCCATTAAAAAAATCCCAATCCAACCCCTCTTTTAAAAGCTGAATTTATAAATC includes the following:
- a CDS encoding eCIS core domain-containing protein; this encodes MITLATTTENCEACPLPDPLRHKLEYISGYYLGDVEIFFNSTKPEAINVAAYAYGNSIFISPGYEYTLAHEAWHVIQQKQGRVTISGINNGVPVNNNLQLEGEACNMATIIEQGYLHPKMQRPVIYKEVYRPVVQCMTFEEAARIVQEKYAIGYVPHATARPDKLYMLMPTDNLEEIIYGERPDLLSSMIFLDKLTNTCIEILEQGQESGYFVIAKPYAYEAREIDLRLLQCCELFSDFKIKYISSCEGFTPTLLWELLKQLFPHLRHMSPDQHWDTPFTDDIDEDPYF
- a CDS encoding sialate O-acetylesterase, giving the protein MNKNKKAIIVVGDSTIHSATEYGQHPVPTGPLDLSIKFLKDLTPRPAGLSNIKFTEPAGHTTSYAYPLAKRLKATLHCEELLILPFGSKGASWLDGHWSPDGNLYSDLIDQVQYVIEVLGYEIEGVFWAQGRQDCKNDNLPNGSGRFPHYEYFKYLLDSIAMTIRDVAEAAGQADAHSIPFITFDMKQAWVSNDNHRKVVQAALEEIGDRIPFAYNAATDELPQDLPDSEYRQYDARQVLAMSDKLYDAFNDAKRKRNVQHPVKKGKYLLYSLTHAPESDSDQSTFSHPLEALHYGEKSDLTKYSRLGDIWKYRKHKKYRFQIEYDFFDAQEETWATHFMTFEQLFIPYMFEADKSVASLIEASINVSFGGSVAGFPGLHYIPNDSCLMAMASELTNEEDFYAFLPCGSTALYSNQEMDSGYLIAKGTDLTLAKAIRLYALVD
- a CDS encoding N-acetylmuramoyl-L-alanine amidase produces the protein MTKEFTHLMIHCSATPKGKWFDADDITRWHIEERGWSRVGYSTLFLLDGTTDIMIPFDKDDTINSWEISNGARGWNGITRHICYIGGLNEKGNSVEDTRTEAQLAAMQAFVKMHIMLWPKVKIIGHNQVNAHKNCPSFNVNEWGLSIGLEKKHLDQQIYF